From the genome of Geobacter sp. SVR, one region includes:
- a CDS encoding EAL and HDOD domain-containing protein has protein sequence MANGNYLLGRQPILNRGEELIGYELLFRSTDSGVAEATNATYATASVITNALTSFGIEEILGPHKGFINLDLELLMHDSLNILPKNQVVIELLETMQITPALVEHCRSLKQDGFTLALDDHEYSPLYHELYEIVDIVKVDLTQSPLEDLEEMVRQLRTYELQLLAEKVETQEEFNRCLELGFDLFQGYYFAKPSVLKKRRMEHSGHTLLKLMRLLEDDAEVARIEETFREDPGLTCKLLFLVNSVSIGLRCKIDTIRHAIMFLGRQQIKRWIQMALFADSDQYGAENPLMEMAAVRASFMENMSSCHRTLKTEEESPEKAFMTGILSVLQKVYDISIDDVIQKLNLSEDISEALAERKGELGNLLHMAELLEQADFRHLVSHLNELDIGFDEVLMSQKRAFTWRSGIA, from the coding sequence ATGGCAAACGGAAATTATCTACTCGGCAGACAACCGATACTGAATCGCGGAGAGGAGCTGATAGGATACGAGCTGCTGTTCCGCTCAACCGACTCGGGCGTGGCAGAGGCGACCAATGCCACGTACGCCACCGCCAGCGTGATTACGAACGCCCTGACCAGTTTCGGCATCGAAGAGATCCTGGGCCCGCACAAAGGCTTCATCAATCTGGATCTGGAACTGCTGATGCACGATTCATTGAACATCCTGCCCAAGAACCAGGTGGTGATCGAGCTTCTGGAAACCATGCAGATTACCCCCGCGCTGGTGGAGCACTGCCGCTCCCTCAAGCAGGACGGCTTCACCCTCGCGCTTGACGATCACGAATACAGCCCGCTTTATCATGAATTGTACGAAATCGTGGACATCGTCAAGGTCGACCTGACCCAGAGCCCCCTGGAAGATTTGGAAGAGATGGTGAGACAGCTGCGGACCTACGAGCTGCAGCTGCTGGCCGAGAAGGTGGAGACCCAGGAGGAATTCAACCGTTGCCTCGAACTCGGTTTCGACCTGTTCCAGGGCTATTACTTCGCCAAGCCCTCGGTCTTGAAAAAGCGGCGCATGGAACACTCCGGCCATACGTTGCTCAAGCTGATGCGCCTGCTCGAGGATGACGCGGAGGTGGCCCGTATCGAAGAAACCTTCCGGGAAGATCCCGGCCTCACCTGCAAACTGCTCTTTCTGGTCAACTCAGTCAGCATCGGCCTGCGCTGCAAAATCGATACGATCCGCCATGCGATCATGTTTCTGGGACGCCAGCAGATCAAGCGCTGGATACAGATGGCCCTGTTCGCGGACAGCGATCAGTACGGTGCCGAGAATCCGCTGATGGAGATGGCTGCGGTGAGAGCCAGCTTCATGGAAAACATGAGCAGTTGCCATCGCACCTTGAAAACCGAAGAGGAATCGCCTGAAAAGGCATTCATGACCGGTATCCTGTCAGTGCTGCAGAAGGTCTACGACATCTCCATCGACGATGTGATTCAAAAGCTTAATCTCTCCGAAGATATCAGCGAGGCACTGGCCGAGCGGAAAGGCGAGTTGGGAAACCTGCTCCACATGGCGGAACTGCTCGAGCAGGCCGATTTTCGGCACTTGGTTTCACATTTGAACGAATTGGATATCGGTTTCGACGAGGTGCTCATGTCCCAGAAAAGGGCTTTTACCTGGCGCAGCGGCATCGCCTGA
- the miaA gene encoding tRNA (adenosine(37)-N6)-dimethylallyltransferase MiaA — MPVFQQPSKLLVICGPTASGKTELALTLAHELDAEIVNADSMQVYRGMDIGTAKPSTEQRTLIPHHLIDVASPDRLFSAADFADAADAAIREITGRGKRVIVVGGTGLYLRALLQGLVDSPSGAGAIRQELQAEARAEGNAAMLEKLWQVDPELAAHIHPNNLVRIIRALEVHRLTGIPLSRYQREHGFSGRRYDSIKIGLSVERQELYGRIEARVDRMLAEGLLEEVRGLLSSGYGRELKAMRAIGYKEAAAHLDGECSLEDAAELIKRDTRRYAKRQLTWFKADPDIIWLEYPANFVSILHHAIEFFDH, encoded by the coding sequence ATGCCCGTTTTTCAACAACCGTCCAAACTTCTGGTCATCTGCGGGCCGACCGCCTCGGGCAAAACCGAACTGGCACTGACGCTGGCGCATGAGTTGGACGCCGAAATAGTCAATGCCGATTCCATGCAGGTCTACCGCGGCATGGACATCGGCACGGCCAAGCCTTCTACCGAGCAGCGCACCCTCATCCCCCACCACCTGATCGATGTGGCCTCTCCGGACCGGCTCTTTTCGGCCGCGGACTTTGCCGATGCCGCCGATGCAGCCATCCGGGAGATCACCGGACGGGGCAAACGGGTCATCGTTGTCGGAGGCACCGGGCTCTATCTGCGCGCGCTGCTGCAGGGGCTGGTCGATTCGCCCAGCGGCGCCGGCGCGATCAGGCAGGAGCTTCAGGCCGAGGCCCGGGCCGAAGGCAACGCGGCCATGCTGGAAAAGCTGTGGCAGGTGGATCCCGAATTGGCTGCTCATATCCACCCCAACAACTTGGTGCGCATCATCCGGGCACTGGAGGTCCACCGCCTGACCGGCATTCCCCTGTCCCGCTACCAGCGCGAACACGGCTTCAGCGGCAGGCGCTACGACAGCATCAAGATCGGTCTCTCCGTCGAGCGGCAGGAGCTGTACGGCCGTATCGAGGCGCGAGTCGACCGCATGTTGGCAGAAGGGTTGCTGGAAGAGGTTCGGGGACTTCTGTCGTCGGGGTACGGCCGGGAGCTGAAAGCCATGCGCGCCATCGGCTACAAGGAAGCGGCTGCCCACCTGGACGGAGAGTGCAGCCTCGAAGATGCTGCGGAACTGATCAAACGCGACACCCGCCGCTACGCCAAGCGCCAGCTGACCTGGTTCAAGGCCGATCCTGACATAATATGGCTTGAATATCCGGCAAACTTTGTTAGTATTTTGCATCATGCAATTGAATTTTTTGATCACTGA
- the hfq gene encoding RNA chaperone Hfq produces the protein MAKAPFNIQDQYLNQSRKERVRVIITMMSGETLEGFIKSFDNFSVLLDAACDILIYKHAIATITSADGKFRLHQ, from the coding sequence ATGGCAAAAGCACCTTTCAATATCCAGGATCAGTACCTGAATCAGTCCCGCAAGGAACGCGTCCGCGTCATCATCACCATGATGTCCGGTGAGACGCTGGAAGGATTCATCAAATCATTCGACAACTTTTCGGTCCTGTTGGATGCGGCCTGCGATATCCTGATCTACAAGCACGCCATCGCCACGATCACGTCCGCTGACGGGAAATTCCGGCTGCACCAGTAA
- a CDS encoding DUF512 domain-containing protein, with protein sequence MNGLLIDTVAPGTLADEFQLEPGDRLLAVNGHRLRDIIDYSYRIDGEQELLLEVARQDGELWELEIERDPDEPLGLTFTPPEPERCGNNCLFCFVHQLPPGLRRPLYVKDEDYRLSFLNGNYVTLANLSPADLERIVEQRLSPLYISVHATNPELRARLLGKPGIPPILEQLRILAESGIRMHTQVVLCPGLNDQAELERTVDDLARLYPAVQSLAVVPLGLTRHRRHLPQLKPVDSDYARTFIATWGDQAPRLRKRLGAPFLFLADEFYLKAGLPFPTLRSYGDLPQIENGVGLVPLFMRDAGRTLRTARRIGSGRVTVVTGQSAVGFVSEFAAGLGEKSGVEIVAVGVENRLFGPSVTVSGLVCGNDIIHDLQGRELGEAVLVPDVMLKEGEGIFLDDVTLAELQQRLSCPVIVFDSTPQGYYRVLRSIFRATPA encoded by the coding sequence GTGAACGGACTTCTGATCGATACCGTCGCACCCGGTACCCTGGCCGACGAATTCCAACTGGAGCCGGGCGACCGCCTGCTGGCGGTGAACGGACACCGGCTGCGCGACATCATCGACTACAGCTATCGCATCGATGGAGAACAGGAACTGCTGCTGGAAGTGGCCCGGCAGGATGGCGAGCTGTGGGAACTGGAGATCGAACGCGATCCGGATGAGCCGCTGGGGCTGACCTTTACCCCGCCTGAACCGGAACGCTGCGGTAACAACTGTCTCTTCTGCTTCGTGCATCAACTCCCCCCGGGTCTGCGCCGGCCGCTGTACGTCAAGGACGAAGATTACCGCCTCTCCTTCCTGAACGGCAACTACGTCACCCTGGCCAACCTCTCCCCGGCCGACCTGGAGCGGATCGTAGAACAGCGCCTCTCGCCGCTCTACATTTCGGTGCATGCCACCAATCCCGAGCTGCGCGCCCGGCTGCTGGGCAAACCGGGCATCCCCCCGATCCTGGAACAACTGCGGATTCTCGCCGAATCGGGCATCCGCATGCACACCCAGGTGGTGCTCTGCCCCGGCCTGAACGACCAAGCGGAGCTGGAGCGCACGGTCGACGATCTTGCCCGGCTTTACCCGGCAGTGCAGTCCCTGGCAGTCGTGCCGCTGGGGCTGACCCGCCACCGCCGTCACCTGCCGCAGTTGAAGCCGGTGGACAGCGACTATGCCCGCACATTCATCGCCACCTGGGGAGACCAGGCTCCCCGGCTCAGAAAGCGCCTCGGCGCACCGTTCCTGTTCCTAGCGGACGAGTTTTACCTCAAGGCCGGCCTGCCCTTCCCTACCCTGCGGAGTTATGGAGATTTGCCCCAGATCGAGAACGGTGTAGGCCTGGTGCCCCTTTTCATGCGTGACGCCGGCCGCACGCTGCGAACGGCCCGCCGCATCGGTTCCGGGCGGGTCACGGTGGTAACCGGCCAGTCCGCCGTGGGCTTTGTCAGCGAATTCGCTGCCGGACTGGGGGAAAAATCGGGTGTGGAAATTGTGGCGGTAGGGGTGGAGAACCGTCTGTTCGGCCCCAGCGTGACCGTCAGCGGCTTGGTCTGCGGCAACGACATCATCCATGACCTGCAAGGGCGTGAACTTGGGGAAGCCGTGCTGGTGCCGGACGTGATGCTGAAGGAGGGTGAAGGAATCTTTCTGGACGACGTCACCCTGGCTGAACTGCAACAGCGCCTGAGCTGCCCGGTAATCGTCTTCGACTCCACCCCCCAGGGCTATTACCGCGTCCTGAGGTCGATTTTCCGCGCCACGCCGGCCTGA
- the ric gene encoding iron-sulfur cluster repair di-iron protein, translated as MEEKNDKTVGDYVAEDYRTAKVFEKYGIDFCCGGKIPLSEACREKGIDPAPLRGEIEAATSEPLDRSQNFAAWGLPFLADYIVTTHHGYLNENTRQIAVYAHKIAEVHGAAHPEVVEIARIFDRIAADMEAHLREEEEVLFPAIKRIDTARKGGGEPETEDLALLRASLDKLDQEHDAIGEAVHAIRDLSKDYAIPDNVCNTFMVAYRKLKEFEDDLHKHVHLENNILFPKAAQL; from the coding sequence ATGGAAGAGAAAAACGACAAAACCGTTGGTGATTATGTGGCCGAGGATTACCGCACCGCCAAGGTCTTCGAGAAATATGGGATCGATTTCTGCTGCGGTGGTAAAATCCCGCTCTCCGAGGCGTGCCGGGAAAAGGGAATCGATCCTGCTCCCCTGCGGGGCGAGATCGAGGCGGCCACAAGCGAACCGCTGGACCGGAGCCAGAATTTCGCGGCCTGGGGGCTGCCGTTCCTGGCGGACTACATCGTCACCACCCATCATGGCTATTTGAACGAGAACACCCGGCAGATCGCCGTGTATGCGCACAAGATCGCCGAGGTTCATGGCGCCGCGCATCCCGAGGTGGTTGAGATCGCCCGGATATTCGACCGGATTGCGGCCGATATGGAGGCTCACCTGCGCGAAGAGGAGGAAGTGCTGTTTCCGGCCATCAAACGCATCGACACGGCCAGGAAAGGGGGCGGCGAACCGGAGACAGAGGATCTTGCTCTCTTGCGGGCTTCGCTCGACAAACTGGACCAGGAACACGATGCCATCGGGGAGGCGGTCCACGCCATCCGGGACTTGTCCAAGGACTACGCGATTCCGGACAACGTCTGCAATACCTTCATGGTTGCCTATCGCAAGCTGAAGGAGTTCGAGGACGACCTGCACAAGCATGTCCACCTGGAGAACAACATCCTCTTTCCCAAAGCGGCCCAGCTTTAG
- a CDS encoding DUF438 domain-containing protein produces the protein MELNAATKLDDLLKEYPFLLDFFINRSPKYKMLQSAVMRKTVGKVAPLEHVAARGGIALDTLLTEIAAEIKVKTGREVSVGRDGNAPQQDAAARQELLKGIIRDLHAGVEMAVLKHRFHELVRDIEASEIARMEQALIAEGMPESEIKRLCDVHVEVFKESLAKQEPPSVPAGHPLHTLMKENRVAEGIVGQIAGLAERLGEAPDQEGLRMAGEELAGLLENLSRINLHYLRKENQLFPVLELHEITGPTEVMWAIHDDIRQALKQARTQVTELRVPALRETLTSLLKAISDMIYKEEHILFPMALEILGETDWFKVRRGEEEIGYAWGGPEAAWPEETVAATAEPAPQSGGVALDTGIMSPELINLMLAHLPVDISLVNEKDEVVYYSQTKERIFPRSPGVIGRNVRNCHPPKSLHVVQKILDEFRAGTRESAEFWIQMGGRFIHIRYFAVRDSQGAYRGTLEVSQDVTGIRKLEGEQRLLDWD, from the coding sequence ATGGAACTGAACGCTGCCACGAAACTCGACGACCTTTTGAAGGAGTACCCCTTTCTGCTGGACTTCTTCATCAACCGCTCACCCAAATACAAGATGTTGCAGAGCGCGGTGATGCGGAAAACGGTCGGCAAGGTGGCGCCGCTGGAGCATGTTGCCGCCCGGGGGGGCATTGCATTGGATACGCTGCTGACGGAGATAGCGGCCGAGATCAAGGTCAAGACGGGCCGCGAGGTTTCCGTGGGCCGGGATGGCAATGCCCCGCAGCAGGATGCGGCAGCCCGGCAGGAGCTGCTCAAGGGAATCATCCGCGATCTTCATGCCGGGGTCGAGATGGCGGTCCTGAAGCACAGATTTCACGAACTGGTCCGGGACATCGAGGCCAGCGAGATCGCCCGGATGGAGCAGGCCCTGATCGCGGAGGGGATGCCTGAAAGCGAGATCAAACGGCTGTGCGACGTGCACGTGGAAGTCTTCAAGGAGTCGCTCGCCAAACAGGAGCCCCCCAGTGTACCGGCCGGACACCCGCTCCATACCCTGATGAAGGAAAACCGGGTCGCGGAGGGAATCGTCGGCCAGATCGCCGGTCTTGCGGAGCGGTTGGGGGAGGCCCCGGACCAGGAGGGCCTCCGGATGGCCGGGGAAGAACTGGCAGGACTGCTGGAGAACCTGTCACGCATCAATCTCCACTACCTGCGCAAGGAGAACCAGCTCTTCCCGGTGCTGGAACTGCACGAGATCACCGGTCCCACGGAGGTCATGTGGGCCATACACGACGATATCCGTCAGGCCCTGAAGCAGGCCCGGACCCAGGTGACCGAGCTCCGGGTGCCGGCGCTCCGCGAAACGCTCACGTCACTGCTCAAGGCGATCAGCGACATGATCTACAAGGAGGAGCACATCCTCTTTCCCATGGCGCTCGAAATACTGGGCGAGACCGACTGGTTCAAGGTGCGCCGGGGGGAGGAGGAAATCGGCTACGCCTGGGGCGGTCCCGAGGCAGCCTGGCCGGAAGAAACGGTCGCTGCTACGGCGGAACCGGCGCCCCAGTCGGGTGGGGTGGCGCTCGACACCGGTATCATGAGTCCGGAGCTGATCAACCTGATGCTGGCCCATCTGCCGGTGGACATCTCGCTGGTCAACGAGAAGGATGAGGTGGTCTACTACTCCCAGACCAAGGAGCGCATCTTTCCCCGCAGCCCCGGCGTGATCGGCAGGAATGTCCGCAATTGTCATCCCCCCAAGAGCCTGCATGTGGTCCAGAAGATACTGGACGAATTCCGGGCCGGCACCAGGGAGAGCGCCGAGTTCTGGATCCAGATGGGGGGACGCTTCATCCACATCAGGTACTTTGCGGTGCGGGACAGTCAGGGGGCTTATCGTGGTACACTGGAGGTGAGCCAGGACGTGACCGGCATCAGGAAGTTGGAAGGGGAACAGCGGCTGCTGGACTGGGATTAG
- a CDS encoding transglutaminase-like domain-containing protein: protein MFLGKKLAVFGIALLLAGICSAPAQAAAVHSGVTTVSVDLSGHNPAGEAELWLPYPVSDNDQTITDIKVSGDFAASAVYTDKTYSTPMLYARWNQGAASRKLVFSFKTERKEVIRRDFPAKEAAWDRADFAQYLAPSSIGPTDGEVGRLAKSITAGKTTVLEKAKAIYDWTCENTYRDPATRGCGAGDVCALLAKPGGKCVDIHSVFIALARAAGVPCREVFGLRLGKKDKEDVTGWQHCWAEFYLPGYGWVPVDAADVRKAMLTENLKLQDQKTIDYRAYFWGGIDPYRVKLSMGRDLTLNPPQPGPPVNYLMYPFARIGDKVLDWLDPAGFKYTITYTTK, encoded by the coding sequence ATGTTCCTGGGAAAAAAACTGGCCGTATTCGGCATCGCGCTGCTGCTTGCAGGTATCTGCAGTGCCCCGGCACAGGCTGCCGCAGTCCACTCGGGAGTTACCACCGTTTCAGTCGATCTCTCGGGCCACAACCCAGCCGGCGAAGCCGAATTATGGCTCCCGTACCCGGTTTCCGACAATGACCAGACCATCACCGACATCAAGGTCAGCGGCGATTTTGCCGCGTCGGCGGTATACACCGACAAGACCTACAGCACGCCGATGCTCTATGCCCGCTGGAATCAAGGGGCTGCCAGCCGTAAACTGGTGTTCAGTTTCAAGACCGAGCGCAAAGAGGTGATCCGCCGGGATTTCCCCGCAAAAGAGGCGGCCTGGGATCGCGCCGATTTTGCCCAATATCTGGCCCCCAGCAGCATCGGGCCGACCGACGGCGAAGTGGGCAGGCTGGCCAAAAGCATCACCGCCGGCAAGACCACGGTGCTGGAGAAGGCCAAGGCCATTTACGACTGGACCTGTGAAAATACCTACCGGGATCCCGCAACCCGCGGTTGCGGCGCCGGTGATGTGTGCGCCCTGCTTGCCAAGCCGGGGGGCAAGTGCGTTGATATCCATTCGGTCTTCATCGCCCTGGCACGGGCTGCCGGAGTGCCGTGCCGCGAGGTGTTCGGCCTGCGCCTGGGCAAAAAGGACAAGGAGGACGTGACTGGCTGGCAGCACTGCTGGGCCGAGTTCTATCTGCCGGGCTACGGATGGGTGCCGGTCGATGCCGCTGATGTGCGCAAGGCGATGCTGACCGAAAACCTGAAGCTGCAGGACCAGAAGACTATCGACTATCGCGCCTATTTCTGGGGGGGCATCGACCCGTACCGCGTCAAGCTGTCGATGGGCCGCGACCTGACCCTCAACCCGCCGCAGCCGGGCCCACCGGTCAACTACCTGATGTATCCCTTTGCCCGGATCGGGGACAAGGTCCTGGACTGGCTCGACCCGGCCGGCTTCAAATACACGATCACCTATACCACCAAATGA
- a CDS encoding FmdB family zinc ribbon protein, with protein MPTYDYRCQQCGRNFSVTMHIAEHDQQRMTCPDCKGVSIVQQYSTFFARTSKKS; from the coding sequence ATGCCGACCTACGATTACCGCTGCCAGCAATGCGGAAGGAACTTTTCGGTCACGATGCACATTGCGGAGCACGATCAGCAGCGGATGACCTGCCCCGATTGCAAAGGGGTCTCGATCGTACAGCAGTACAGTACGTTCTTTGCCAGGACGAGCAAAAAGAGCTGA
- a CDS encoding CopD family protein: protein MCRLLIQLVMVLMLACPLTAAATEEYARQTGRECAACHLDPAGGGELTRAGKEFAATRADAAAKPALSAAAKGFRFAVGYLHLITAFLWFGTILYVHLVLKPAYASSGLPRGELRVGIISMVVMGITGIILTRFRVGSPELLLQSRFGILLLAKIALYLVMVISATFVITVIGPRLRRKEPDSFPLIVEGDMSAEELALCDGKEGRPALFAHQGTIYDASASRFWKQGSHMGRHQAGGDLTEALSQAPHNADLLAALPAVGRLVAGVKRPAPLHERVFFFMAYMNLAIVFLIVLILALWRWW, encoded by the coding sequence ATGTGCAGATTACTGATCCAGCTTGTGATGGTATTGATGCTGGCCTGTCCGCTGACAGCCGCCGCCACCGAAGAGTATGCCCGCCAGACCGGCCGGGAATGCGCCGCCTGCCACCTCGATCCTGCCGGCGGTGGCGAGCTCACCCGGGCAGGCAAAGAGTTTGCCGCGACACGCGCGGATGCCGCCGCGAAGCCGGCCCTGTCCGCTGCAGCCAAGGGCTTCCGTTTCGCTGTCGGCTATCTGCACCTCATCACCGCCTTCCTCTGGTTCGGCACCATCCTGTACGTGCATCTGGTGCTCAAGCCGGCCTATGCCTCCAGCGGATTGCCGCGCGGCGAGCTACGGGTCGGCATCATTTCCATGGTGGTCATGGGTATCACCGGCATCATTCTGACCCGTTTCCGGGTGGGTTCTCCGGAACTGCTGCTGCAGTCCCGTTTCGGGATTCTGCTGCTGGCAAAGATCGCGCTCTACCTGGTCATGGTAATCTCGGCCACCTTCGTCATCACCGTGATCGGGCCCCGTCTCAGGCGCAAGGAGCCCGACTCCTTCCCCCTGATCGTCGAAGGGGACATGAGTGCCGAAGAGCTGGCCCTGTGCGACGGCAAGGAGGGGCGGCCGGCCCTGTTCGCCCATCAGGGAACCATCTATGACGCCAGTGCCAGCCGCTTCTGGAAACAGGGCAGCCACATGGGGCGGCACCAGGCGGGCGGCGACCTGACCGAAGCGCTTTCCCAGGCACCCCACAACGCCGATCTTCTCGCGGCGCTGCCGGCTGTCGGCCGGCTGGTAGCCGGCGTCAAACGGCCGGCGCCGCTCCACGAACGGGTGTTCTTCTTCATGGCCTACATGAACCTGGCGATCGTTTTTCTGATAGTGCTGATCCTGGCCCTGTGGCGCTGGTGGTAG
- a CDS encoding cupin domain-containing protein: MATKAEYKHFATPDEVRSFNHGRVEIVNILGGVVGRFILEPGWRWSEDVKPIAGTEWCMAPHFQYLVSGRVHIKMEDGSEFELEPGDVFALPAGHDAWVVGNEPAVAVDWHGAVEYGKTKGS, encoded by the coding sequence ATGGCAACCAAAGCCGAATACAAACATTTCGCCACTCCTGACGAGGTCAGGAGTTTCAACCACGGCAGGGTGGAAATCGTCAATATCCTAGGCGGTGTGGTCGGCCGTTTTATTCTGGAACCCGGTTGGCGCTGGTCGGAAGATGTGAAGCCGATCGCTGGCACAGAATGGTGCATGGCCCCCCATTTCCAGTACCTGGTGTCCGGGCGTGTCCACATCAAGATGGAGGATGGCAGCGAGTTCGAACTGGAGCCGGGGGATGTCTTCGCCCTTCCCGCCGGCCACGATGCCTGGGTTGTGGGAAATGAACCGGCCGTGGCGGTGGATTGGCACGGGGCGGTCGAGTATGGCAAGACCAAGGGATCCTGA
- a CDS encoding MFS transporter: MGDNRTVLQPAWQQVLSLPVIVAALGYFVDIYDLVLFSIVRVPSLKGLGLSGQELIDQGVFLLNMQMIGMLIGGVIWGVLGDRKGRLRIMFGSIFLYSAANLANGMVTSVEAYAVLRLVAGIGLAGELGAGITLVSEVLHKNIRGYGTMIVATVGVSGAILANIVAKSFDWRTAFFIGGGLGFLLLVMRIGTVESGLFRGMEGSRVSRGNFLSLFTSRDRFGRFLHSTLIGLPSWFVVGVLITFSPEFAKVLKVQGTVSAGNAVMYCYLGLVAGDLASGLLSQLLKSRKKVVLLFLLLTVAAVTGYFAATGVSSATFYLICSLLGFGIGYWAIFVTVAAEQFGTNLRATVATAVPNFVRGMTVPITMLFQLARKQLGIETGALSVGLLCLAIALFSLSRLQETFHKDLDYFEEFI, encoded by the coding sequence ATGGGCGACAATCGGACAGTTCTTCAACCGGCGTGGCAACAGGTGCTCTCTCTGCCGGTAATCGTGGCGGCACTCGGCTATTTCGTTGACATCTACGACCTGGTGCTCTTCAGCATCGTCCGCGTGCCCAGCCTCAAGGGGCTCGGACTTTCCGGGCAGGAGCTGATCGATCAGGGGGTATTTCTTCTCAACATGCAGATGATCGGCATGTTGATCGGCGGGGTGATCTGGGGGGTGCTGGGGGACCGCAAGGGGCGCCTCAGGATCATGTTCGGCTCCATTTTCCTCTACTCTGCGGCGAATCTGGCCAACGGCATGGTAACGTCGGTGGAGGCCTACGCTGTCCTGCGCCTGGTGGCCGGGATCGGACTGGCCGGCGAACTGGGGGCCGGCATCACCCTGGTCAGCGAAGTGCTGCATAAAAACATCCGCGGCTACGGTACCATGATCGTTGCCACGGTGGGCGTCTCCGGCGCCATTCTGGCCAACATCGTCGCCAAGTCCTTCGACTGGCGCACCGCCTTTTTCATCGGCGGCGGACTGGGGTTTCTGCTGCTGGTCATGCGGATCGGTACAGTGGAATCGGGCCTGTTCAGGGGCATGGAAGGGAGCCGCGTTTCACGGGGCAATTTCCTGTCGCTCTTCACCTCCCGCGACCGGTTCGGACGCTTCCTGCATTCGACCCTGATCGGCCTGCCGTCATGGTTCGTGGTCGGCGTGCTGATTACTTTCTCCCCTGAATTCGCCAAGGTCCTGAAGGTCCAGGGCACTGTCAGCGCCGGTAATGCCGTCATGTACTGTTATCTGGGATTAGTGGCGGGTGATCTGGCCAGCGGACTCTTGAGCCAGCTGCTCAAGAGCCGCAAGAAGGTGGTCCTGCTCTTCCTGCTGCTGACTGTGGCGGCGGTGACCGGCTATTTCGCCGCGACTGGTGTCTCCAGCGCCACTTTCTACCTGATCTGCAGCCTGCTCGGCTTTGGAATCGGCTACTGGGCCATTTTCGTTACGGTGGCAGCCGAGCAGTTCGGCACCAATCTGCGCGCCACGGTCGCCACGGCGGTGCCGAACTTCGTGCGCGGCATGACAGTCCCGATCACCATGCTCTTCCAACTGGCCCGCAAACAGCTTGGTATCGAAACCGGCGCACTTTCAGTCGGGCTGCTCTGCCTGGCGATCGCGCTGTTCTCGCTCTCGCGGCTGCAGGAAACTTTTCACAAAGACCTGGATTACTTCGAGGAGTTCATCTGA
- a CDS encoding DUF3135 domain-containing protein yields MNIASLKEFTRYTPDELSELYKRNPERFDELAAAAIHEACIGKSPEQTIRLRQIQWSIDGQLRKAKTPLQRMQIMESIFYGRVFGEDGELSKLMYGWKEMLDSIGGLYGISDRKPALHLLKNNGGGRGGFTGTT; encoded by the coding sequence ATGAACATCGCATCGCTGAAGGAATTCACCCGGTATACGCCGGACGAGTTGAGCGAGCTCTACAAACGCAATCCCGAACGCTTCGACGAGCTTGCCGCTGCCGCCATTCACGAAGCCTGTATCGGAAAAAGCCCGGAGCAGACGATCAGACTCCGGCAGATACAGTGGTCCATCGACGGGCAGCTCCGGAAAGCAAAGACCCCGCTCCAAAGGATGCAGATAATGGAGAGTATCTTCTATGGCCGCGTGTTCGGTGAGGATGGAGAGTTGTCGAAGCTCATGTACGGCTGGAAGGAAATGCTCGATTCCATCGGCGGCTTGTACGGAATTTCAGACCGCAAACCAGCCTTGCATCTCTTGAAAAATAACGGCGGCGGAAGGGGAGGGTTTACGGGCACTACCTGA